The following is a genomic window from Acidobacteriota bacterium.
TGCCGGACGAGCCAACTTGAGCCATCACCGGCATTGCGCACAGCGCAATGAGAAAGCTTAGCCATGCGATGAATTGAATAATGGTTTTGAGTTCCTCTTTTATTACTGTGCTTGGGGTGGGAAAGAATCCTCTGCCGGTCAGAGATGGGCTCTGACACGGCGAGACTTGGCTTGTCATGCGTCCCTCCAGAAAATTTCAGCCGCCGTGTGGCGCCGAAGCAAAATTCCAGACGACTATGAAAAGAAGGAGCCCGCAGCCAAGTCCAGAAAGAGGACTTGGCTTGTATTTGGCCGGGGAGCTTAGCACAAGCCGATAGTCATTGTCAGGGATGAAGTGCGGCTAGAAAGGGCGGAAGCGGTGGAATTTTCGATGACTGCCATTGGTACCGATTATCAGTCCCTCATTTTTAGGTGTTGGGCCCAGGCTGGGCAACCTGCTGCCAGCATTTTCCAAAGCTGCTACCTTAAATTAAAGAAGTGATTCCAAGATGGCGAATAAGATCCCAGTCGGAATACTCGGCGCGACCGGAATGGTCGGGCAGCGTTTTGTTCAGTTGCTCGAACACCATCCATGGTTCCAAGTCGCATGGCTGGCGGCTTCGGAACGCTCTTCCGGACTTGAATATCGCGAAGCTTCGCGGTGGAAGCTGAATACACCCATTCCCGAGCGTGTGGCCAACATGATTATGAGCGACGCTGCTCCGGATCGCGCGCCAAGAGTCATCTTTGCGGCTCTCGACGCAGCTATCGCGAAAGAACTCGAACCGAAATTTGCCAACGCGGGGCACGCCGTTATCACGAACTCCAGCGCTTTTCGCATGCAGGCCGACGTGCCGCTGGTGATCCCTGAGGTCAACGCCGATCATCTGAAGCTGATCGACGAGCAGCCGACACGCAGGCGCAACGGAGGCTTCATCGCCACCAATCCCAATTGTTCCGCAATAGGGCTCGTGATGGCGCTCGCCCCGCTCCATCGCACATTTGGTGTGGAAGCTGTGTTTGTTGCAACCATGCAGGCCGTCAGTGGCGCTGGATATCCTGGTGTCGCCTCACTCGACATTCTCGGCAACGTGATTCCGTTCATCCCGAACGAGGAAGAGAAGCTGGAGGCCGAAACCAGGAAACTGCTGGGGGTGCTGGAAAACGGCGTTGTGAAAGACGCTCCATTCAAAATCAGCGCGCAGTGCAACCGTGTCGCGGTGGAAGATGGTCACACGGAATCAGTTTCGATCAAGCTGAAGAAGTCAGCGAAGGCCGAGGATATTCTGGAGCAGTGGCACTCGTTCCGCGCGCGTCCGCAGGAGATCTCGCTCCCCACGGCTCCTGAGCAGCCGGTAATTTATGACTGCTCCGTCGACCGGCCGCAGCCACGTCTCGACGTGAATCGCGGACGCGGCATGAGTGCAACTGTCGGTCGCCTGCGGCCCTGTGGATTGCTCGACTGGAAGTTCAGCGTGCTCTCACATAACACAATTCGAGGCGCAGCCGGCGCCGCGCTTCTCAATGCCGAGTTGCTCAAGCACGAGGGCTACCTCGATTGAGCGAGATTGCGTGGTTCAGGCCGCAGCCTTCATCCCAGCAACCGCAAAACCGGAGCTTGCCCGGGGACCCGGCCTCGGCCGGTTGCTGCGGACTGCATTGGCAGCAAAAGCGCATATGCTTCG
Proteins encoded in this region:
- the asd gene encoding aspartate-semialdehyde dehydrogenase — protein: MANKIPVGILGATGMVGQRFVQLLEHHPWFQVAWLAASERSSGLEYREASRWKLNTPIPERVANMIMSDAAPDRAPRVIFAALDAAIAKELEPKFANAGHAVITNSSAFRMQADVPLVIPEVNADHLKLIDEQPTRRRNGGFIATNPNCSAIGLVMALAPLHRTFGVEAVFVATMQAVSGAGYPGVASLDILGNVIPFIPNEEEKLEAETRKLLGVLENGVVKDAPFKISAQCNRVAVEDGHTESVSIKLKKSAKAEDILEQWHSFRARPQEISLPTAPEQPVIYDCSVDRPQPRLDVNRGRGMSATVGRLRPCGLLDWKFSVLSHNTIRGAAGAALLNAELLKHEGYLD